The following coding sequences are from one Apodemus sylvaticus chromosome X, mApoSyl1.1, whole genome shotgun sequence window:
- the LOC127675087 gene encoding actin, alpha skeletal muscle-like, giving the protein MESCGIHETTTFNSIMKCDVDIHKDLYANTVLSGCTTMYPSIADRMQKEITALAPSTMGIKIIAPSEHKYSVWIGGSILASLSTFQQMWVSKQEYDESGLSIVHHKCF; this is encoded by the coding sequence ATGGAGTCCTGTGGCATCCATGAAACCACCACCTTCAACTCCATCATGAAGTGTGATGTGGACATCCACAAAGACCTGTATGCCAATACAGTGCTGTCTGGTTGTACCACCATGTATCCAAGCATAGCTGACAGGATGCAGAAAGAGATCACAGCCTTAGCACCCAGCACAATGGGGATTAAGATCATTGCTCCCTCTGAGCACAAGTACTCAGTCTGGATTGGAGGTTCCATCCTGGCCTCACTGTCCACCTTCCAGCAGATGTGGGTCAGCAAGCAGGAGTATGATGAGTCTGGCCTCTCCATTGTCCACCACAAATGCTTCTAG
- the LOC127675692 gene encoding uncharacterized protein LOC127675692 has translation MDFLTCIIQRLAVAKECIFRLSGLICCLTALVFEIILASSRCWRLWEFDNKTVQFVFFGLWEAYYPQEFNISGSMIRILVHCPINSTWTISPEFHYAQTLIVWAILLKPAVLIFSAMAIKISCMKDSFVKAQIFLYKISALILCISSLCTFVSVSWNHVVDLYGQTTLDFPPSFPVKKDALIKKHYTAAFPIGVLTATVSLFGVIMFLFEMSSLKPQDELEAPCACASRPINQKA, from the exons ATGGATTTTCTCACCTGCATTATACAAAg ACTTGCTGTGGCAAAGGAATGTATCTTCAGACTGAGTGGACTCATTTGCTGCCTAACAGCTTTGGTGTTTGAAATAATCCTTGCAAGCAGCCGATGCTGGCGCCTGTGGGAATTTGACAATAAGACTGTGCAGTTCGTGTTTTTTGGACTCTGGGAAGCTTATTACCCTCAAGAATTTAACATCTCTGGTTCTATGATCCGGATTCTGGTGCATTGCCCTATCAACTCTACATGGACCATTTCACCTGAATTCCACTATGCACAGACACTGATAGTATGGGCCATATTATTGAAACCTGCAGTCCTAATTTTCAGTGCAATGGCCATTAAGATCAGCTGCATGAAAGACTCATTTGTTAAGGCACAGATATTTTTGTACAAGATCTCGGCCTTAATTTTGTGTATTAGCAGCCTTTGCACATTTGTCTCTGTGAGCTGGAACCATGTTGTAGACCTTTATGGCCAAACCACACTTGATTTTCCACCCAGTTTTCCTGTTAAGAAAGATGCTCTTATAAAGAAACACTATACGGCTGCATTCCCAATAGGGGTTCTGACAGCTACCGTGTCACTCTTTGGTGTGATTATGTTCCTCTTTGAGATGAGCTCTTTGAAACCACAGGATGAACTGGAGGCCCCGTGTGCCTGTGCTTCCAGACCCATCAATCAAAAGGCATGA